Sequence from the Hyalangium minutum genome:
GGGTGGGCGTAAGACAGCCCGTAGCCCAGCGGGAACAGCGGCGCGTAGTTGGCGTCGCCCACGTTTACCGGCGTCTGGCAGGCCGCCTTCGGCCATGAAAACGACAGCTTGCCCGTGAAGTCTTTGTGGATGTTGCCGCTCGCATCGCGGAACAGCACGTCGGACACGCCCTTGCCCTCCGTCCCCGGCAGCCAGGCCGCCACGAATGCATCCGAGCGGTTCAGCAGGTTGTTCACGTACAGCGGCCGGCCCGAGAGGAACACCGTGATGACCGGCTTGCCCTTGCCCGTCACCCCCTTGAGCACCGAGAGGTCCTCCGCATAGCGGCTGGAGTGCTCCAGCGTCTGCGTGGGGCCGATGTCGCCATTGCCCTCGGCATAGGGCGTCTCTCCCACCACCGCGATGACCGCGTCGAAGTTGGCGACCTGGACGCCGCGTCCGTTCGAGCTGTACGTCACGTTGGCCGCCCCGGCCGCTTCCCGGATGCCGGCGAGGATCGTGTCGCCATTCGGGAAGTCCGCGTTGCTGTTGCCCGTGCCCTGCCACGTGAGCGTCCAGCCGCCCGTCTGGTTCGGCATGCTGTCGGCGCTCTTGCCCACCACGAGGATCTTCTTGCCCCGCGCCAGCGGCAGCACGTTGCCATTGTTCTTCAGCAGGACCAGGGACTTCTGCACGGCCTCGCGGGCCAGGGGACGCGCCTGCAGCGCCGCCGCGTTCCCCGCATCCAGCCGCTGCGACGGCTTCCGGCCCGAGAACAGCCCGGCCCGCATCTTCACCCGTAGAATGCGCGTCACCGCGTCATCGATGCGCGACAGGGGGATCTGCCCGGACTGCACCTGCGCGAGGGTATTCGTAATGAAGGCCTTCCAGTCGGTCGGCACCATCACCATGTCGATGCCCGCGTTGATCGCCTGAGGGCAGCTCGAGTTGGTACACCCGGGCACCTGGGCGATGCCGTTCCAGTCCGAGACCACGAACCCATCGAAGCCCAGCTTCCCCTTCAGCACCTCGGTCAGCATGTACTGGCTGCCGTGCATCTTCCCAGCGTTGATGCCCTGGCTCGGATTGCTCCAGCTGCTGAAGGAGGCCATGACCGTCTGCGCCCCCGCAGCCAGAGCGCTGTAGTACCCCTGGCCATGGATGTTGATCATGTCCGACAGGGAGCACGTGGTGACGCCCTGATCGTCGCCCTTGTCCGTGCCTCCATCGCCCATGAAGTGCTTGGCCGTCACCAGCAGGTTGGCCTCGCTGGAGAAGGTGCCCTGGAAGCCCGTCACGATCTGCCCGGCGTACTCATTGACGATCGCAGGATCCTCGGAGAAGCCCTCGTAGCTGCGGCCCCAGCGGTCATCCCGTACCACCGCGAGGGTCGGCGCGAAGGCCCAATCGATGCCCGTGGCCCGGACCGCCCGCGCGGTCGCGATGCCGATGCGCCGCACGAGCTCCGCGTCATGGGCCGCGCCCAGACCGATGTTGTGCGGGAACACCGTCGCGCCGTACACGTTGTTGTGGCCGTGCACCGCGTCGGTGCCCCAGATGATCGGGATCTTCACCGCCATGTTCGTGGCCAGCGACGCGTCGTAGAACGCATCCGCTCGCGCCACCCAGTCCGTCACGGCGGCGCGCTTGTTGTTGCCCGGCCACGAGCCACCGCCGTTCAACACCGAGCCGATGAAGTACTGCGTGACTTCGGCCGGGGTGATGCTCTGGATCTCCGCCTGGGTCATCTGCCCGACCTTCTGCGCGAGCGTCATCCCCGCGACGATCTGGGCGATCCGCGACTCCATCACCGGATCCTTCGGGATCGCGCTCGTGATGGAAGGCCAGTCCGTGTACGTGGCCAGGGGCTTGCTCGCGGTGGCCGGCGTAACAGGCGCTGGGCTCGGGGCCACATACGCGTCAGGACCACAGCTCAGGAGCGCTGCCGCCAGGGACATGCCGACGGCCTTCTTCAAAAAAGATGCTGCTCGCGTCCTGCGCATGCCCGCTCTCCTGCTTCCTGAACA
This genomic interval carries:
- a CDS encoding glycoside hydrolase family 3 protein — encoded protein: MRRTRAASFLKKAVGMSLAAALLSCGPDAYVAPSPAPVTPATASKPLATYTDWPSITSAIPKDPVMESRIAQIVAGMTLAQKVGQMTQAEIQSITPAEVTQYFIGSVLNGGGSWPGNNKRAAVTDWVARADAFYDASLATNMAVKIPIIWGTDAVHGHNNVYGATVFPHNIGLGAAHDAELVRRIGIATARAVRATGIDWAFAPTLAVVRDDRWGRSYEGFSEDPAIVNEYAGQIVTGFQGTFSSEANLLVTAKHFMGDGGTDKGDDQGVTTCSLSDMINIHGQGYYSALAAGAQTVMASFSSWSNPSQGINAGKMHGSQYMLTEVLKGKLGFDGFVVSDWNGIAQVPGCTNSSCPQAINAGIDMVMVPTDWKAFITNTLAQVQSGQIPLSRIDDAVTRILRVKMRAGLFSGRKPSQRLDAGNAAALQARPLAREAVQKSLVLLKNNGNVLPLARGKKILVVGKSADSMPNQTGGWTLTWQGTGNSNADFPNGDTILAGIREAAGAANVTYSSNGRGVQVANFDAVIAVVGETPYAEGNGDIGPTQTLEHSSRYAEDLSVLKGVTGKGKPVITVFLSGRPLYVNNLLNRSDAFVAAWLPGTEGKGVSDVLFRDASGNIHKDFTGKLSFSWPKAACQTPVNVGDANYAPLFPLGYGLSYAHPATVPQLAETSVSGGCG